Below is a window of Paramisgurnus dabryanus chromosome 20, PD_genome_1.1, whole genome shotgun sequence DNA.
AACTCTGGATTTGAACTCACATATTGCTCTTATAGAGCTCTCCGGGTCTGGACCCAAGATCAGAAAGGCTTAGGTATAGAAACACTCAGAAAGACATTACTGGGCAATGAagattaaatgcatatatttttagAAACCCGTCAAGCTGctgcattttaaatgatttagaGTGGTTTGATTGCCTTTGCAGGAAGATCAGAGGGAAGAGCATTGCAAAAGTACAGTTTAGAAATGACCAGGGCCTGGACAAGGAGTTGTGCTCAATTGGTTAAGACCTGATTTTCCTGATATTGTATAATGCAAACCTGCAGGTGGTTGTCAAAAACCATATCAAGGTTTTAGGCTGTTCTGGTTGGGgttatggtcattggatgttcTGAAGCACCATAGGAGATGAGTATTCACTCAAGGTTGTAGTCCTGGGTTCCTTTTGTTAGGTCAATAGTACCTAAGCTTTTTCAAGATTGAACGACTTCTTAATATTTCTATGCATCATTCGACTGTAGTTAAATGTATGATTGGCTGAAAATAGAGTGtattaaaaatctttttttatttaaaattaataatgtaATGCAGATATTTCTGGCATCTGATGGCCTCTGCTAAAGGTTTTTGAGGCAACTGATCCCTAGATATCAAGGATTTCCCTAAAGTTGCTAAGTTGTATTGGATAGTAAAATCTTAATGTACTCGGCTTGTCTGGTTTGGGAAGATgaatcattttaaacattattttactcctaaatttttatatttttaactaGTATATTTTGACAATTGCTTTTTAGTGCTTTTTAGTTGATATAATCACTAACATTAACTGTCCTGTACATTCCTCCAGGTGCAGATGTGCATTACCTGAACATGAAGGCCCTCAATAAAGGTCAGCTCAACTCTTCTTTTTGGGTAGTGGACAGAAAGCACATATACATGGGAAGTGCTGGCATGGACTGGAGATCATTTTCAACGGTACAGAAAAACTCATGATTCATACATTTGTCTTtattgaatatatatattaacagtaatagtgTGACAATTGTAGCCCAAGGGCCCATTTCAAATAAGGAGGTTCAACCTACTTTAACTATGATGTCATTTAACCTGAGGTGGGAAACTCAGTTTTCAGTTtctaaacactgcaaaaaaatgattttcttacttagtatttttgtcttgttttcagtacaaatatctaaacattgtTACATCAGGaagcattttcttgatgagcaaaatgacctaagaaaataagtttagtgtttagacaaaaaatataaaaaagcataaaaattctgccaatggggtaagaaatgTTTTctaaattttttcttgaattaggtgtttaagtaaaaagtaaacTTACTATGTGGCTTGAGAACTTTTTTGACTTCaactttttattatttgtcTTCTTTTTCATCTGAGACTAAATTTTCAAACAATAACTCCTCCCAGAGCTTTTAAGCTACAGCCACCAAAATTTGCACAGACCTTCGTTCTGAACTGAAATTGGTTGCTATATCTTTCTAAGGGATCGGACTTACCGTCTGATCAAACGTCCCAAAAAAGTCCCATAGACTTAAGGGGGTCACACACCGGACGCGCAGTTCAgcgccgcgccgttctaaaaaaatcgaacacattgttttctataagtgtacgcacaccggcgccgacaGGAAAACCCTCAGAAAAACCTTTCTTTACCTACCTAACGTCCTACCTACCCaccagtctgtctgtctatttatctatctatctgtctatcatcAAACTACCCATCTCTTTCTTTCAGACTAGGCTTTCTTAAGCCAACATAAGCTCATctagtttcaatattttttcagtgcattacaaggtttACACTTTATCAGtaagtgtgttccctgggattgaGCCCAAAAATCCATTTGCTTTGCTaatacaatgctctaccactgagctacaggaacacagtTTTCTTAGAACTGTCCACATGATAACAGTTAAGTTTTGTTATCCATCTTCTTGTCTCCGCTGCCCTGGAACAACTTTGTAGAGCCTTGGTTGTTAAAAAATGGCTACACTTGCTTCTTGACTCTCCTTTAACAACAGCCTCCCAACCCTGGTTTTCCTCCTGCCAACAGTCCCACCACCTCACCGTCCTGAAGATTGCCTGGTGGCCTACAGTCCAAAAGGATGCCTGGGCATTTTTAGGGAACTGCCTTCTCCAATATTGTTTACCAATGTAGAGTtgcttgaaaatgttttattagcaTGCCACCTAGAAAGGCTTTGAAAGCACTCAGCTAACTACATTTGACAATCACATgtcatgatttattttaaaattgtaaaatcGTGCATGTTCTTTTTAAGATAAGAAATGAGAtgtgtatgtttttttatttttgcagatGAAGGAGTTTGGAATAATCATTTATGACTGCAGCTGTCTGGCAATGGACCTGAACAAGATATTCAGCCTCTACTGGCAACTGCAATATAAAGAGTTTGTGCCATCTATATGGTCCAAGAAACTGACTGCATTATATAACAAAGACAAGAGTCTTCAACTATATCTTAATGACATTGAAGCAAAAGCCTACATTTCTGTGAGTACAATTTTCATGATAAAACATTAATGAGATACCTTTTGGTTAATAAGAGTTATGGTCTCATGTTTTTGGTGGTGACTTCAGAACCTTGGGCTTGGCACCAGTGTAACCGCAAGCATTGCGAGAGGCTGCTGCTTTGTATGCTCCGCTCCCAGCTATTGCTTTTTGAGGAGGGCAATAGACTTTGTGCACCAAATAGCTGGTGTCCTGCTGTTGCCCAGAAGGAGGATTCAAGTATAGGGCGGCTCACAAATGGATTTAGCAAAGGGGTTTGAGAATGGCACTGCCTTAACTCTGCCTTTCTCTGCTACTTCCATTCCTCTCTTTCTGGCATTCAGAAGCCCAAACCTCGGTTTCATCTGCCCAAAGTGAGAGCCTTATTGGCTTTAATGCATAACTAATACATAAAGGATGGTTGTCTAGTAATTTATCTacaaggtaacacaatgtaacattGCTGTCACTTGAAATATGTCCCTAAATTAAGTGCTTGGACTTGATGGTATTgtacctggaaagtccttgaaagtttTGAAGTTAaccaaggtgtgggaaccctgtaccTACGCATATCATTGAAACGGTATTCCCTGATGGCAATGGCCTCTgtcagcaggataatgcaccccGCCACAAAACAAATATGGTTCAGGAATGGTTTGAGGAACACAACAATGAAATCAAGGTGTTGACTTGGCCTCCAAATTCCCCAAACCTATACACACTACTTCACAGGATAATTTTGTACAGTTTACTGcatattaaaacattaatagatgatttattattttgatCTTTGTGTTGTGGTAGAGTTCTCCGGATGTTTTCTGCCCTAAAGACCGCATGAAGGACATTGAAGCCATTTACAGAGTAATTCAAGATGCCAATACATTCATCTACATCTCTGTAACCAACTATTTACCAGTACTTAACAGCGGTCAACCCATGTGAGTCCTATTAAACTATGAATTTGTGAACAGCATACTACAGTTATTATATTACAGTAGATTAACAAGTAAATTATCTTAGTTATAAGGCATCAAGCAGTACACCAAGTGACCAGTAGCGGTTTTCCATTTATCTCCTTTGCGAATGCAGATTAGATTGTATGCTTGATTgcttagaggctgtttacacttggcattaacatgagTTTTCCTCGATCGGATCataagtggacgacgttaatgccaggtgtaaacggtgctcaaaacattttgagctcgtccactttcaaccacattcagaggtaatCGAAAAccctttcgatcggattgcttttgttgTGTAAAcacacatgtggttgaatgtgttcaaaCAGCCACACGTGActgccttctctccgcccatttatctaatctgaggtactaaacacaatattttacgtcttttctttGATAAAGCTAAAGCGCCTGATCTCCGCAGTCttattttgcaagcgtgtgaaagttgatgatcttatttcatcaattgcgctgaaaattcagagaacgCTTTAACATatacacgtacaaaacactgtgcagcatttaaacttacaacacaagcagcggactctgacataatattagttcacgtccatataaactcatcattactCCAGCTCACgtttaaatgacagcagagagactcgcccaccgtctcgacagaccgccccctcacagtattcaggacagaagcggtcgaaagtgatCTCAAAGATGGTTGCGTCCTCATTTACGTTATGAATAAGGTGGAGAGAGCAATCAGAAGTATTTAGAGTATATTCATATAATCCAACAGGTCTTTTTTACTGTGTTATCCAACAGGTACTGGTCACGAATTGACAACATGCTTCGGGAAGCCTTGATCCTGAAAACACACATCAAAGTGCGCTTGTTACTGAGCTGCTGGGAGCAGACAGACCCTCTGTCCTTTAACTTTGTATTGTCTCTGAAAACTCTGTGCATGGAATCGATGAATTGTTCGCTAGAGGCGGTAAGTGTACATCCATCCAACTAATTCAATCATTAAAGATTTACACTTCATATGCaaagtattttacttgccctgTGCACATATAAGAGTTTTGATCATTTGGTCAAGATCATTTTGATTTTTGAACTATTATCTATTGTCCTTAAAAAGAATGATGTTTCAGACTGCTCACTGAATGCTGCTTCCTGTATAACACAAGTTCTTCTGTAAGATGGATAATCAGAAACGACCAAAAGTAGCACAAACGTGTTCCTATTTACGTTTATTCATTTACAACCCCatatcagaaaaagttgggacactgtagaaattatgagtaaaaaaggaatggaataatttactaatctcataaacttatattttatttacaataaaaatataaataacatataaaatgctaaaaagtgagatattttgaaatgtcacgtcaaatattggctcattttggatttcatgagagcaacacattccaaaaaaagttgggacaggtagcaataagaggccagaaaatttaaatgtacatataaggaccagcttaaggactaatttgctacttattaggtcaattggcaacatgattgggtataaaagagcctctcagagtggcagtgtctgtcagaggtcaagatgggcaaagaatcaccaattcccccaatgctgcggcgaaaaatagttttctgagtttctcagagaaaaattgcaatgagattgaagttatcatcagctacagtgcataatatcatctaaagattcagagaatctggaacaatctctgtgcgtaagggtcaaggctggaaaaccataccggatgctcgtgatcttcgggctcttagatggcgctgcatcacatacaggaatgctactgtaatggaaatcataacatgggctctggaatacttccagaacacattgtcagtgaacacaatccaccgtgtcattcgctgttgccagctaaaactctataggtcaaacaagaagccatatctaaacatgatccagaagcacatGCATTTTCCCTtggcaaggctcatttaaaatggactttggcaaagtgaaaaactgttctgtggtccaacgaatcaaaatttgaaggtcTTTTTGGgaaactgggacgccatttcatccagactaaagaggacaatgacaacccaagttgttattagcgctcttttcagaagcctgcatctctgatggtttggggttgcatgagtgtgtgtggcatgggcagcttacacatctggaaaggcaccatcaatgctgaaaggtttatccaagttctagatacatatgatcccattcagacgtcatctctttcagggaagaccttgcattttccaacatgacaatgccagaccacatagtgcatcaattacaacatcaagactgcatagaagaaggatctgagtactgaaatggccagcctgcagtccagatctgtcacccacagaaaacattcggcgcatcataaagaggaagatgcgacagagaagacctaagacagttgagcaactagaagtctgtattagacaagaatgggacaacattcctattcctaaacattggtcctccttcaactgttcctttatatgcacatttaacttttctgacctcttattgctacctgtcccaactttttttggaatgtgtagctctcatgaaatcctaaatgagccaatatttggcattacatttcaaaatgtctcactttctacatttgatatgttatctatattatattgtaaataaaatttaagtttatgagattagtaaattattccattcctttttactcaaaatttctacagtgtcccaacttttccTGATTTGGGGTTatagaataatttttttctaaaacgACTTACAAATAAGGAAGAATTCAACATAATTCCTGGATTTACATTAGCTGCATTAGCATGCAACCTGTGTCTAGATGTTGTCCACAGACACATTAAAAAGACGTAAATCTTCAGTTTGGCTTTATGGTGGCTGGGACGGATGCTGAATCATTGCCCAGTGTGTCATATCTGCAGATTTTCAAGTGTGTTCCTTGCTGAACACGAGCTCCTATTTTACACAGAAGTTTGCTGGCTCTCTAGTGGGGACCAACATTTGTGTATAGATTCTGTTATGGCATTGTTCTCATACTGTATGTTAGTCTGTGACATACAGTATAAATTATGAGATTATTAAAAAGTGTTCACATTATTTATGATTCTGCTGGGACATTTTTCTAACTGACACTCAAAATTGAATGAAAGCTGTAATGATTTGTATTGTTTACAATATCTTGTTCCCTGCTGTAGAAGTTCTTCAGAGGAATCAATCACAACAAATACATGGTGACAGATAACTCTGTGTATCTAGGTGAGTAAATCAGACATGTCGGATTATTTTTATGTCACAACTGCAGTTTTATGCAATATGAAATGATATGCAGAAAATAAAGCCTTCTTAATAATTCTTTTTAATCTTGTTTTTGGGTTCACAGGGAATTTTAACTGGGTGGGCAATGAGTTTTTCTTCAACGCTGGTGTTGGTATGGTGATAAGTCAGCAGGTGAACGAGAAGAACTCCTCTGTAGTGGAGAAGATGAAAGCTGTGTTTGAACGAGATTGGAATTCTCAGTACAGTAAAACTCTTCAACCAGACAACATCCCAGAATGCAGCGCAACTAGAGTAAAAGACGACACAGACACAACACAGACACAACTCTTCTCCAAAACTCCATTGCTTGGAAATGACACATAAATCCTATCACTTGCCATATTTTTTGTCATCACTTATTATTTTATCAAGAGATTGCTGTTACACAACAAAgttgatattttattttaaagagcccctattacgttgttaaaaataataatttagtgTATTTTGTagaatacaatgtgtttgtgtggtttatgattaaaaaacacattattttctgcatactgtacattattgttgctcctctatgctCTGTGATAATTCACAGCTGTTATTCATCAACAACCGGAAAACCATCTCTCTGACTTAATGTTCTAACacttgttaaaatattatttaaaaacacttgtattattctcttacatattgcatatggaggaacatttcatttaaatattaagtagATTGTGGTTTCTTCCAGTCTAgcgatgtgtgtttatattaaaacttaaacaaatgtttgtttttaaagtcaGTGTTATCAATGTTTTATATCAATTACAACATTAATATCAATGTTTTTTACTGGCTTTTAGATTTCACTTATTTAAATAAGACATGAATTGTAATGACTGACTTACATAATTATTATGATGCTGatataatgcatttaaccaatcaAGGGAAAATAATTGAATTACAAATATCACATTATGTTgtgtattgtttaaaaaaattgcatttatagCATGACAGATAATTAACTACACTTGAAGCTttgtaaaaaatgaaaaataaaaccccCAAAAACTGTATATGGTACCAAAGTGAAGATGAACTGTGTATGTTAATAAGTTAAATTCTGAAGGAAACTTCAGGTGCCGTGGCATTGTGAGATGACGTGTGCCATTAATCAATTTAtgttctaataataataataatatgtttaaTTTTTATAGCGCCCTTCCCAAGCTCAAGGACGGGTTACAGAATTTCAACAAAAGTAGACAATACAGATACATATTCGTCGGACATTTGCCCAGTACGAGAGTCTCATGCAGCTGCATGAGAGAATAAAAGACAGACCTATACATATACAAACCACAAAAAAGTCAGTACAAGTGATAGGACTCTGCTTAAATTACAGTACATACTACATAAATGTACATTCTAAAACATGTAAAACGATAACGTGAAATACTACATGTTAGAGCAACTCATGTaaacaaatattattatttagaatAAGGTCAATAgaaataaaaagtcaatggcTGTTTCCAAAACCGCTCCCTATCTCCTTTATAGTGCACTGTAAGAAGACTGTCCTGGCTAACTGAAAATAACGTTCTggaaaccaaaaactaacgttaggggaacgctttgggaaccaaaaattgttagctggggatGGGCAGAAACATTTGGATTACTTaatccaggatttatcaatattctaACATAATACTTTTTATTCAGGCTACCAAAAATTGAAGTGAGCCCTTAATTGGGATTgggatttgttttttttttttgagcggTTCAATTATTTCTCCAAGGcagatcagatttttttaaacacccTTCTATGCttttctttaaagtttaaaCCTTTTACACTAGTGACTAAAACAGTGTTCTTCACATCCAACCCTGGAGAGCTGatgccctgcagagtttagctccaacctaatcaaacacacctacctGTGATTTTCAGTGATCATGAAgatagccgtttctcaatggccctgtcccaaatggcacacttcatgtggactttcggtctcgtggccttaaattgcgcgttctcgcttagtctacgagtccgtagggtgtcccatctgtcatttttacgctttgaagtatGCTCATCAGcacctcctttgcccccttgatgcggtcttcagcgaagcccgcactgcagcaggcttcgcgcactttgccaacccagaagtccttgcgaaagggcaatcgaaccaatcagacgacggaagggaggagttcacactgacgggcaacttctctacctatttagCATATAAaagacctaatttttcacatgataAAAGACATTTCTGAATTACACATTTTACCAACAACTATGAAGCAAGGAATTATTACTCTCATCCCCAAACCTGGGAAAAATCCAAAATTAATAGATAATCTTAGACCCATAACATTGCTTAATAATGACTATAAAATTTTAACTCACATTTATGCTAACCGATTAAAAACTGGTATTTCACAGATCATTTCTGAAACACAGTCAGGTTTCTTAAAAGGGCGTTCTATTCATAATAATATACGTCTGGTGCTTGATTTACTGGATTATAGTCATTTCATTGAAGATGAtggctttattttgtttttagatttttttaaagcttttgaCACAAttgaacacacatttatgtttcGCACTTTAGAACTATTCGGTTTAGGTGACAATTTTATTAATATGGTCAAAttaatttataaagatactAATAGTACAGTAATACTACCAATGGGAACATCACCAAGATTTTCAGTTAACAAAGGAATCAAACAAGGTTGTCCTATCTCTCCCCTGCTCTTTATTGCCGCTGCAGAAATGTTATCCATTCTCATTAAAAATTTAGATTTTGAAAAATTGATAGTATTAGGAAAACCCTTAGTCATTAGCCAACTGGCTGACGACAcaaccatttttatgaaaaacatAAACCAAATTCCAAAAATTCTTCAAACTATAGAGCTTTTCTCTAAAGCATCTGGATTAAATCTAAATCTTAAAAAGTGTGAATTATTACCTATTCATAATTCCCCTCACTCATCCTTTTGCAATATTCCTattaaaaacactgtaaaatatttggGTATACACATTACAAAGGATTATAATTCACTTAGTACTCTTAATATCTATGATAATTTAGTGAAGTGTAAATCTCTTTTGAATTTATGGTCTCAAAGGGATATATTATTGGTCGAATATTTCTAACAAAAATGGAATGTATCTCTAGACTTGTCTACCCTGCTTACTCACTTCCGTTCTCTAAGAATGAAATTAAAGCTATAAACCAAGCGATCTTTAATTTTATCTGGAAAGGTAAAACACACTACATTAGAAAAGGGAATTTGGTTAAAGACGTTGAAGAAGGAGGACTTAAAGCTATCGACATTGAATGCATCAATGCCACCATTAAGACCAATTGGTTAAGATCCTTtttgaaaaatgaaaatagtTTCTGGTTTTATATCCCTAGCCAAGTCTTTTTGAAATTAGGAGGTATTAATTTACTTCTTAGATGTGATTATGACCTTAAAAAACTCCCTGTTAAATTGTCAGTGTTCCATCAACAGGTTTTACTTTATTGGAAATTGATTTATAAGCATAATTTCAGTCCCCATAATGTCCCTCTGTGGAATTGTAGATATGTGGTATTTAGAAACAAGTCTATTTTCTATAAAAGTTGGTGGGAGAAAGGTATATGGTCGGTGATGCATATCCTCGATAATAGTGGTGTTATGTCTTTTGAAACTTTCTGTTCAAAGTATAATTTATATGATAAGAAACTATACGATAATATGATTAAAGCTATTCCACTATCTATATTTCAGATGTCTCAAACCCTTTCTCAAAGCGATGTAACCCCTGTCCTTCCTAAGCTTTTGGTAAATGGAGTTTCTCTCACTAACCTGATTTTACCAAACACTATTATTCGGGATGCTTTTGTCAAAGAATTATATCCTTTTTATTTGAGTAAACAGTTAATCTTTAAGTACTTTTCCAAAACTGAAATTAAATTTTTGAGAACGAAATACTTTAAATTTCCACTTGCACCGAAAGCTAAGGAGGTTCACTTTAAAATTATCAATGGAATATATCCCTCCAGAGAATTTTTAAGTTCTCGATTTGGGCTTGAGGTTAACAATTGTTCTTTTTGTACTGATCAAATTGAGACAACAGATCATATTTTCTTTGACTGTATTTATGCCTGTGCCTTTTGGGAGGACTTTCATTATTGGTTGTTTCCTAAATTTGAAGACTTACCtgtattaaataaagaaaatgtattatttgGTATTTTTGTGAAAGATGGAACACATGACTTTGCAATCAATTCACTTATTATTCTTGGGAAATTTTTCATACATAAAAACAGATTTCAGAGAACAATTCCAAGGTTTCTAATATTTCATAAGGAATTGTGTAATTATTTCTCTTCATTAAAATTAATGAAGAAAAAATCTGCCATGAATCTGTGTTATCTGGTAGAAACCCTTAATCTTACAGAAAACCCCTAgtgtcttatttttattttttttaatttatttttatttattttttttttgtcgtgtgtccttttatttaatgtttacatttttgtaccATGCTTGATGCTTGTCTGCTGTGTAGaaaattgtttgttttgtaCCAAGCCTTTTTGGTTGTAAACTGACTTTGttaaataaagataaaaaaacaaacaaaaaaaactaaaaaaaacttctctacctattttccggtgtgatgctcgagtctgtcccaaaatacgactccggtgcacccacgtggactcgcatcaagggtccctaaagtctggactacgtgatgtcatcaaagtgtggactctgaggaggaccacaagtccggagtgtgccatttgggacagggccaatatgcgttcttgtctgtacttgtgttcttgcggacttgtgaaacgtcatcagtcgcggcccaagtactgttccaattcaaacgccctgtcccaaatggcacactccggacttgtggtcctcctcagagtccacactttgatgacatcacgtagtccagactttagggacccttgatgcgagtccacgtgggtgcaccggagtcgtattttgggacagactcgagcatcacaccggaaataggtagagaagttgcccgtctgtgtgaactcctcccttccgtcgtctgattggtctgattgccctttcgcaaggacttctgggttggcaaagtgcgcgaagcctgctgcagtgcgggcttcgctgaagaccgcatcaagggggcaaaggaggcgctgatgagcacacttcaaagcgtaaaaatgacagatgggacaccctacggactcgtagactaagcgagaacgcacattttaaggccacgagaccgaaagtccacatgaagtgcgccatttgggacagggccaaagttcgcatcaagcccaagttcacataaaatccccggatgtgttcttgatccgcccattttatcgaggatgcatcagaggagacttgtgtggacttatgacagcgaagtttcccagaatgcatttcgcgtcaggagttcgttcttccgagtctgaacttacaagttcgaactacgaaggacacaagtccgagtttagcgtacttggttttgagaaacggctattgattagcttgctcaggtgtgtttgattaaggttggagctaaattCTGCAGGTGCTTTTGTAGGTGTTATCAtgttgcaaagttttttttttctcatttttttatttctgatgTTGTCTTTCTTTGAAAGCTTGCTCAAGCTTTTTGTagaatgcagttttattttgaTCATAAAGATTCAGGCACTTTTTTGTGAGGTCAGCAGCAGCAGTGTGGTGCTGAATGTGAATTCTATGAAAGCAAAATTTATAATTGAGAGAGAGATTAACTTTGAAAATTAATTTGATAGTGCatttcaaaatatttcataACTTGTTACGTTTCTTGACATTCTAACTGTTGGGGATGGGGATTGAGGATTGAGTGTTTGTGGGGCTTGTTGAGTGCCATTTATGTTCCTTATTTCAACAGAACAGTCGACAAGGGATGCTGGATAATGAACAATCACTATAGGGTGACATCGGGTTAAAGATGCTGTACAAGAAGTTATCACTGTAGGGGGACACTTAGATAACCCGTCATCAAAGTTCATGAGCCTGTGCTCCTTAACAGGCTTGTAATTGAAGAATACATTGGGTAATGGCTTTAAGAGGGGCTCATCAAAAGCTCTTGCCATGTAACAAACACTGTGGCCTGCTCTGGCTCCAGGACGGACTCTTTGAGAGGCTCTGGCTCCATCTCTTGGTCCGTGGTGCTTTGCTCGTGCTGTGACTCGGGAGTGCAACGAGTGCAGTCAGTTAGCAGAAGTGCGAGAGTGAGCAAACATTGAATATTATACATGTATGCATCAAGGATTATA
It encodes the following:
- the LOC135732041 gene encoding inactive phospholipase D5 — encoded protein: MLLRSQSVNLRVVSGPSNSSELKVLMQHGADVHYLNMKALNKGQLNSSFWVVDRKHIYMGSAGMDWRSFSTMKEFGIIIYDCSCLAMDLNKIFSLYWQLQYKEFVPSIWSKKLTALYNKDKSLQLYLNDIEAKAYISSSPDVFCPKDRMKDIEAIYRVIQDANTFIYISVTNYLPVLNSGQPMYWSRIDNMLREALILKTHIKVRLLLSCWEQTDPLSFNFVLSLKTLCMESMNCSLEAKFFRGINHNKYMVTDNSVYLGNFNWVGNEFFFNAGVGMVISQQVNEKNSSVVEKMKAVFERDWNSQYSKTLQPDNIPECSATRVKDDTDTTQTQLFSKTPLLGNDT